Within the Cupriavidus malaysiensis genome, the region GCTGGGCTTCGGCTATGCCGCGGTGGCAGCGATCAACCCGCGCATCGTGTACTGCGTCGCCACCGGCTTCGGGCAGGACGGCCCGCACCGCGACAAGCCGGCCTTCGACGACATCATCCAGGCGGCCTGCGGGCTGGTGGCGCTGGGCTCGTCGGGCGGCCGCCCGGAGTACGTGCCGAGCCTGATCGCCGACAAGACCACCGGCATCGTGCTGGCCAATGCCGTGCTGGCCGCGCTGCTGCACCGGGAGCGGCACGGCCAGGGCCAGTCGGTGGAGGTGCCGATGCTCGAAACGATGGCCAGCTTCGTGATGGCCGAGCACCTGGCCGGCCTGACCTTCGATCCGGCTGCCGGGCCCGCCGGATACGCGCGCCTGCTGCAGGGCGGCCGGCGGCCCGTGCAGACCGCCGACGGGTGGCTCTGCGCGCTGCCCTACACCGGGCGCCACTGGAAGGCATTCTTCCATGCGGTGGGGCGCGACGACCTGGCCGAGGCCTACCGCATCGACAGCCGCGCGCAGCGCAATGCCCATATCCGCGACCTGTACCGCCACCTGGGCGAGATCACGCCCACGCGCACCACGTCGGCCTGGATGGCGTTGTTCGAGTCGCTCGACATCCCGGCCACGCCGATCTACGCGCCGGACGACCTGCCCGCGCATCCGCACCTGCAGGCGGTGGGACTGTTCGAGAAGACGACCCATCCCACCGAGGGGCCCTTGCGCGAAATGCGCCCCACGGCGCGCTTCTCGGCCACGCCGCTGGCGCTGCGCCGCCACGCGCCCACGCTGGGCGAGCATACCGAAGAGGTCCTCCGCGAAGCGGGGCTGGAGCCGGGCGAGATCGCCCGGCTCGCCGGCACGCGGGGGACGGTCCGGGACGATACCGACGAGAGAGGAGAACGTTCGTGAATTTCGCACTTGCAGAAGAGCACCAGATGCTGAAG harbors:
- a CDS encoding CaiB/BaiF CoA transferase family protein, with the protein product MQTKNAACAGPLDGIRVLDLTSVVLGPLATQALADLGADVIKIEGPEGDLMRANGVSRSEGMSSIYLALNRNKRSVVLDLKREAGAAALRRLIEGADVLVHNMRVAAIERLGFGYAAVAAINPRIVYCVATGFGQDGPHRDKPAFDDIIQAACGLVALGSSGGRPEYVPSLIADKTTGIVLANAVLAALLHRERHGQGQSVEVPMLETMASFVMAEHLAGLTFDPAAGPAGYARLLQGGRRPVQTADGWLCALPYTGRHWKAFFHAVGRDDLAEAYRIDSRAQRNAHIRDLYRHLGEITPTRTTSAWMALFESLDIPATPIYAPDDLPAHPHLQAVGLFEKTTHPTEGPLREMRPTARFSATPLALRRHAPTLGEHTEEVLREAGLEPGEIARLAGTRGTVRDDTDERGERS